From the genome of Bacteroidia bacterium:
CTGACCTGTTAGATGTGATTACATCTCGAACTTGTTCATTAGTTAAATTTCGTCCATATCCTTTCATCTCAACTGTAATAACAAAATAATTGCCTTTAATTTCAAACTGCGATCCGCCCGAAAGTGAAATTGAATTCGTTCTCAACTTAAATATCTGGTCAATTTTTTTATTTGGTTGAATAGGTATTTTTACCAAAATATTCTCGCATTCGATTTTTAAATCACCGTCCTGTTGATAGCCCGATTCTCTTTCATGTGCATATATAGTTTTGATGAATTTTTTATGTTCAATTGATTCTTCCTTATTTGGGTCGAGTTCAATCGGGTCTAGCGCAATGTCCATATAAAATTTAACCAAATCTTCGGTCGGTTGAGCTATTATATAGTCATCCGACTCAGTCGCTATTTTCAACTTTATGTCGTTGAACAAGGCATTATAAAAGTCTTCGTATGTTCTGTCTGAAATTCTATTCATGTCGTTTTATAATTAGCCATAACGGTTTGGCGGCTTGACGCAGGGCGGATTTTACCGACAAATGTTGATACGAAGATAATATTTTTATCATATCGAAAATGTTCTATCGAAGTGTTTCGCCTGCCTTGCGTTCAAACCGCTTGTTGGCGGTAGTTTTTATGTTATTCTGTTCAGGATTCCTTTCAATTTTGGTTCGACATTAAGTTGTTCAAACAGCCTTTCGGCTAATTTTAAAGAGTTTTTAAAAGACAATCGTAAATTTTCAGGTTGCAAATCAGATGTAACTGTCTTGTATGCTGAATACCAAGTTGAGTCAATATCTTTTTCAAGACATTTGGTCGGACTTTCCCAATGTTGTATTTTGTCGGCTGTTATTCTTAAGAGCCAAAGTAAATATTTCTGAACATTAGACAAACTTTGATGAGCGTGAGCAAATTCACCACGTTTAATCAGGTTGCTTGTTGTTAGCAAAACATTCAAAAGCGATTCACTTAGCCACAGAGTGTTTTGATTTGTATTTCGCTCTGGTGATTTTATTTTAATCTGATTGAGCGTTTTTGCTAAAAGTCCGTCTTTGTCTACTAAATTCATTTGGTCAAAGTCGCTAAAAGCAACCATACCTTCCCACGATTTAATAATTTCAATTTCTTCTGTTGTTAAAAAATGAAATTCGCCTCTGACCATATTGTCGAAAATAGCCACTTCACTTCCATATTCGTTGGTAAAATACAATAGAACTGGGTGAATTTGGCTTACCCATTTTTCTGATGAAAAATCATCTTTACTTTTCAAGAAAATATAAAATTCGATATCGGAATATTTGTCTCCTTCGTTTTTAGTGAATGAACCATACATAAAAACTACGGAAACATTTTTGTCTTGTTGGGCTATAGATTTAGTTTTACTAATCATTTGTAACTGTATCATTTTTTTTGGGTTTAAAAGTGAATAATACAAACCCTCATTACTTTTAAAAGCAATGTTAGAGAGTTCTGTTTTATTTGTTCGGACAGTTACTTATAGCTTCATCGGATTATCTTTTCTATTATGTTATTATAGTGTTCGGTAAAATTACCACCAACTTCTGACTAGCTTGCTGAAGTGGCGATTTTCACCAACAAATGTTGAAATGAAGATAGTTTTTAATCTCCGTAGATATCTGAATCTATATCAATTGAAATGTCAGATATAGTAATTTGTTTTGCATTTTTGAAATCAAACTTTCCCTTTGCCGAAAATGGCTTACTGTAATTCTGATTAAAGCTATGATCGCCTTTACTTGCTCCCATTACCAAATCTGCTGAAAAGTTTCCGCTTTTTACCGTAAATTCCCGTTTAGGAATATCAACGAAAATATTATTATAATCTACTTCACTTTCCCAAAAGTCACAACCATAATTGCCCGGATTTGTGTTGTTAAGGACATCAT
Proteins encoded in this window:
- a CDS encoding nucleotidyltransferase domain-containing protein translates to MIQLQMISKTKSIAQQDKNVSVVFMYGSFTKNEGDKYSDIEFYIFLKSKDDFSSEKWVSQIHPVLLYFTNEYGSEVAIFDNMVRGEFHFLTTEEIEIIKSWEGMVAFSDFDQMNLVDKDGLLAKTLNQIKIKSPERNTNQNTLWLSESLLNVLLTTSNLIKRGEFAHAHQSLSNVQKYLLWLLRITADKIQHWESPTKCLEKDIDSTWYSAYKTVTSDLQPENLRLSFKNSLKLAERLFEQLNVEPKLKGILNRIT